In Burkholderia contaminans, the following proteins share a genomic window:
- a CDS encoding EamA family transporter: protein MTPLDRLLDFFARFSFRIRLPQSRGGRVALALVFIYFVWGSTYSGLHFALQSFPPLLLSGLRNLLGGIGLFIFALRRKPEWPTLLEIRNAGIVGTMLVALSSGTIALGISLVSSGSAAVMVATVPLFATVIAAVAGRPVTKGEWSAVALGMVGIVVLNSGGAAAQSSALGTICVLAGALFWAGGAHLATRLKLPSDLFLSTSLQIGLGGMISTLVAWLVGERVEHLMVGPVFAFLYLMVFCTMAAYVAYGYLIRHTSPIIASSCMYVNPIVAVALGALLLGEPVTMATVVATVAILGSVGLSFVFDPARRPAARAAAASSAAAAAASTVEAASAPEPIAVPDAAPILAPSAVQLAVPTPSAVMDPAAVVDPAPAFATPPSAEPEQAFVPPPITEPEPAFAPPRAAEPAAPRADA from the coding sequence ATGACGCCGCTCGACCGTCTCCTCGATTTCTTCGCCCGCTTCTCGTTCCGGATCCGCCTGCCGCAAAGTCGCGGCGGTCGCGTCGCGCTGGCGCTCGTCTTCATCTATTTCGTCTGGGGTTCGACCTACAGCGGCCTGCATTTCGCGCTGCAGTCGTTCCCGCCGCTGCTGCTGTCGGGGCTGCGCAACCTGCTCGGCGGGATCGGCCTGTTCATCTTCGCGCTGCGGCGCAAGCCCGAATGGCCGACGCTGCTCGAAATCCGCAATGCAGGGATCGTCGGCACGATGCTCGTCGCGCTGTCGTCCGGCACGATCGCGCTCGGGATCAGTCTGGTCAGCAGCGGCTCGGCCGCGGTGATGGTGGCGACGGTGCCGCTGTTCGCGACCGTGATCGCGGCGGTGGCCGGGCGGCCGGTCACGAAAGGCGAGTGGTCGGCCGTCGCGCTCGGGATGGTCGGTATCGTCGTGCTGAACTCCGGCGGCGCGGCCGCGCAGAGTTCGGCGCTCGGCACGATCTGCGTGCTGGCCGGCGCCCTGTTCTGGGCCGGCGGCGCGCATCTCGCGACGCGGCTCAAGCTGCCGTCCGACCTGTTTCTGTCGACGTCGCTGCAGATCGGTCTCGGCGGCATGATCTCGACGCTCGTCGCGTGGCTGGTCGGCGAACGCGTCGAACACCTGATGGTGGGGCCGGTGTTCGCGTTCCTGTACCTGATGGTGTTCTGCACGATGGCCGCGTACGTCGCGTACGGCTACCTGATCCGCCACACGAGCCCGATCATCGCGAGCAGCTGCATGTACGTGAACCCGATCGTCGCGGTCGCGCTCGGTGCGCTGCTGCTTGGCGAGCCGGTGACGATGGCCACCGTGGTCGCGACCGTCGCGATCCTCGGCAGCGTCGGGCTGTCGTTCGTGTTCGATCCGGCGCGCCGGCCCGCGGCGCGCGCGGCAGCTGCCAGTTCGGCGGCCGCGGCAGCCGCGTCTACGGTGGAGGCTGCATCGGCGCCCGAACCGATCGCGGTGCCGGATGCGGCACCGATCCTGGCGCCTTCGGCCGTTCAACTGGCCGTGCCGACGCCGAGCGCCGTGATGGATCCTGCCGCGGTCGTCGACCCGGCACCGGCGTTTGCTACGCCACCCAGCGCCGAGCCGGAGCAGGCGTTCGTGCCGCCGCCCATTACCGAACCGGAACCGGCATTTGCGCCGCCGCGCGCCGCCGAACCGGCCGCACCCCGCGCCGACGCGTGA
- a CDS encoding MFS transporter, whose product MSTASTDRPTDAASPHYSRSLLLLLATIAGVSVANIYYNQPLLDSFRSAFPDGASWIGAVPTATQLGYAAGMFLLAPLGDRFDRRGLILMQIAGLSIALIVAATAPSLAVLAVASLAIGVLATIAQQAVPFAAEIAPPAERGHAVGTVMSGLLLGILLARTAAGFVAEYFGWRAVFAASVAALVALAAVIVLRLPRSSPTSTLSYGKLLGSMWHLAVELRGLREASLTGAALFAAFSAFWPVLTLLLAGAPFHLGPQAAGLFGIVGAAGALAAPYAGRFADKRGPRAIISLAIALLALSFVIFALSGSSLVGLVIGVIVLDVGVQAAQISNQSRIYALKPEARSRVNTVYMVCYFIGGALGSSAGVAAWHAFGWIGMCTTGLVFTALGGWSHHRGGRRG is encoded by the coding sequence ATGTCCACCGCCTCCACCGACCGCCCGACCGACGCCGCCTCGCCCCACTATTCGCGCAGCCTGCTGTTGCTGCTCGCGACGATCGCGGGGGTGTCCGTCGCGAACATCTACTACAACCAGCCGCTGCTCGACAGCTTCCGCTCGGCATTTCCCGACGGCGCGTCGTGGATCGGCGCAGTGCCGACCGCGACGCAGCTCGGCTATGCGGCCGGCATGTTCCTGCTCGCGCCGCTCGGCGACCGCTTCGACCGCCGCGGGCTGATCCTGATGCAGATCGCCGGCCTGTCGATCGCGCTGATCGTCGCAGCTACCGCGCCGTCGCTGGCCGTGCTCGCCGTCGCGAGCCTCGCGATCGGCGTGCTCGCGACCATCGCGCAACAGGCCGTGCCGTTCGCCGCCGAGATCGCGCCGCCCGCCGAACGCGGGCATGCGGTCGGCACCGTAATGAGCGGCCTGCTGCTCGGCATCCTGCTCGCGCGAACGGCTGCCGGCTTCGTCGCCGAGTATTTCGGCTGGCGCGCGGTGTTCGCCGCGTCGGTCGCGGCGCTCGTCGCGCTCGCCGCCGTGATCGTGCTGCGGCTGCCGCGCAGCTCGCCGACGTCGACGCTGTCGTACGGCAAGCTGCTCGGCTCGATGTGGCATCTGGCGGTTGAATTGCGCGGGCTGCGCGAGGCGTCGCTGACGGGCGCCGCGCTGTTCGCGGCATTCAGCGCGTTCTGGCCCGTGCTGACGCTGCTGCTCGCCGGCGCGCCGTTCCATCTCGGCCCGCAGGCCGCCGGCCTGTTCGGGATCGTCGGCGCGGCGGGAGCGCTCGCGGCACCGTACGCGGGCCGCTTCGCGGACAAGCGCGGCCCGCGCGCGATCATCTCGCTCGCGATCGCGCTGCTCGCGCTGTCGTTCGTGATCTTCGCGCTGTCGGGTTCGAGCCTCGTCGGGCTCGTGATCGGCGTGATCGTGCTGGACGTCGGCGTGCAGGCCGCGCAGATCTCGAACCAGTCGCGCATCTATGCGCTGAAGCCCGAGGCGCGCAGCCGCGTCAACACGGTGTACATGGTGTGCTATTTCATCGGCGGCGCACTCGGCTCGTCGGCCGGCGTCGCGGCATGGCACGCGTTCGGCTGGATCGGCATGTGCACGACCGGGCTGGTGTTCACCGCGCTTGGGGGCTGGTCCCACCATCGCGGAGGCCGGCGCGGCTGA
- a CDS encoding phosphodiesterase codes for MLLAQISDLHIKRPGQLAYRRVDTAAALTRCIERLNALVPRPNAVLVTGDLTDFGHDEEYDNLHGLLAALEIPYYLMIGNHDDRAGLRRAFADRAELQAGEFVQYALDIGAVRVLALDSQVPGASYGDLCDARLAWLAAQLDAARDRPVIVALHHPPFASGIGHMDKLRLAPAASAKLDALLRGHPNVERVLCGHVHRTTFTRFGGTLAVAVPSPAHQVAFDLRTDAPSAFRLEPPAFAVHHYVPDAGMTSHHVYVDEGAGPYPFYEPTGELVD; via the coding sequence ATGCTGCTTGCTCAAATCAGCGATCTCCACATCAAGCGCCCGGGACAGCTCGCGTACCGGCGCGTCGACACCGCGGCCGCGCTCACGCGTTGCATCGAGAGACTGAACGCGCTCGTGCCGCGCCCCAACGCCGTGCTCGTCACCGGCGACCTGACCGATTTCGGCCACGACGAGGAGTACGACAACCTGCACGGGCTGCTCGCCGCGCTCGAGATTCCGTACTACCTGATGATCGGCAATCACGACGACCGCGCCGGGCTGCGCCGCGCGTTCGCCGATCGCGCCGAGCTGCAGGCGGGCGAATTCGTGCAGTACGCGCTCGACATCGGCGCGGTGCGCGTGCTCGCGCTCGATTCGCAGGTGCCGGGCGCCAGCTACGGCGACCTGTGTGACGCACGGCTCGCCTGGCTCGCCGCGCAGCTCGACGCCGCGCGCGACCGGCCCGTGATCGTCGCGCTGCATCACCCGCCGTTCGCGTCGGGAATCGGCCACATGGACAAGCTGCGCCTCGCGCCCGCCGCTTCCGCGAAACTCGACGCGCTGCTGCGCGGCCACCCGAACGTCGAGCGCGTGCTGTGCGGCCACGTGCATCGCACGACGTTCACGCGCTTCGGCGGCACGCTCGCAGTTGCGGTGCCTTCGCCCGCGCATCAGGTCGCATTCGACCTGCGAACCGATGCGCCCTCCGCGTTCCGGCTCGAACCGCCGGCCTTCGCGGTCCATCACTATGTGCCCGATGCGGGGATGACGTCGCATCACGTGTATGTCGACGAAGGCGCCGGGCCTTATCCGTTCTATGAACCGACGGGTGAGCTGGTCGACTGA
- a CDS encoding ABC transporter ATP-binding protein: MKLDSTPITLTRCAKTFRGTRVLEPLDLSIGAGETLVLLGPSGCGKTTTLRLIAGLDTPDAGGTIAFGNDDVTALPIERRQVGMVFQNYALFPNLTVRGNVGYGLKIRKTEPRALRERVDELLAMMRLDAHADKPIDQLSGGQRQRVALARALAVRPRVLLLDEPLTALDAKLRDTLRREMNTLLRELGVTTVYVTHDQAEAMELGDRIVVMGAGRIEQIGTPRDIYYHPANRTVAQFIGTLNRLAGQWRDGTLVTTGGAIATPHAADEWFFRPEDAQLADPAHAPLRGAVSACAFLGERTRLTIEHAAPDALVIDVPGRIALARGTAVGLTVAPEGLIALGA; this comes from the coding sequence ATGAAACTCGATTCCACTCCCATCACCCTGACCCGCTGCGCGAAGACGTTCCGCGGCACGCGCGTGCTCGAACCGCTCGACCTGTCGATCGGCGCGGGCGAAACGCTCGTGCTGCTCGGGCCGTCGGGCTGCGGCAAGACCACGACGCTGCGCCTGATCGCGGGCCTCGACACGCCGGACGCCGGCGGCACGATCGCGTTCGGCAACGACGACGTCACCGCGCTGCCGATCGAGCGCCGGCAGGTCGGCATGGTGTTCCAGAACTACGCGCTGTTTCCGAACCTGACGGTGCGCGGCAATGTCGGCTACGGGCTGAAGATCCGCAAGACCGAGCCGCGCGCGCTGCGCGAGCGTGTCGACGAGCTGCTCGCGATGATGCGGCTCGACGCGCACGCGGACAAACCGATCGACCAGCTGTCGGGCGGCCAGCGCCAGCGCGTCGCACTGGCCCGCGCCCTGGCGGTGCGGCCGCGCGTGCTGCTGCTCGACGAGCCGCTGACCGCGCTCGACGCGAAGCTGCGCGACACGCTGCGTCGCGAGATGAATACGCTGCTGCGCGAACTAGGTGTGACGACGGTCTACGTGACGCACGACCAGGCCGAGGCGATGGAGCTCGGCGACCGGATCGTCGTGATGGGCGCAGGCCGCATCGAGCAGATCGGCACGCCGCGCGACATCTACTACCATCCGGCGAATCGCACGGTCGCGCAGTTCATCGGCACGCTGAACCGGCTCGCCGGGCAATGGCGCGACGGCACGCTGGTGACCACGGGCGGCGCGATCGCGACGCCGCACGCCGCCGACGAGTGGTTCTTTCGCCCCGAGGATGCACAACTCGCCGATCCCGCGCATGCGCCGCTGCGCGGTGCCGTGAGTGCGTGCGCGTTCCTCGGCGAGCGCACGCGGCTCACGATCGAGCACGCGGCACCCGATGCGCTCGTGATCGACGTGCCGGGCCGCATCGCGCTTGCACGCGGCACGGCGGTCGGCCTCACGGTCGCGCCGGAAGGCCTGATCGCGCTCGGCGCCTGA
- a CDS encoding ABC transporter permease has product MQSLSGSSAPSPAPAPAQANGVARRAPRVTGARAIAALQWGVTLLLCAFLIVPVVMSVLAGLTVNYFRGLSSGLTLRWLEQVWQQYHGSVALSLYVAFATLAIVLVVGVPAGYALARSKSRVARAIEEALVLPVALPGLASALALLVVYGGFTAFRMSLWFIVVGHVVFTLPFMVRAVAAVAAGADLRTLEEGAASLGASFVTRFVTIVLPNLRPGIVAGALAVLTLSIGEFNLTWMLHTPDTKTLPVGLADTYASLRLEVGSAYTILFLLMTLPLLVAMQWLGVDPSGTRALKKRPR; this is encoded by the coding sequence ATGCAATCGCTTTCCGGCTCTTCCGCGCCATCGCCGGCCCCCGCTCCCGCACAGGCGAACGGCGTCGCCCGCCGCGCGCCGCGCGTCACCGGCGCGCGCGCGATCGCCGCGCTGCAATGGGGCGTCACGCTGCTGCTGTGCGCGTTCCTGATCGTGCCCGTCGTGATGTCAGTGCTCGCGGGTCTCACCGTCAACTACTTCCGCGGCCTGTCGAGCGGCCTCACGCTGCGCTGGCTCGAGCAGGTGTGGCAGCAGTATCACGGCTCGGTCGCGCTGTCGCTCTACGTCGCATTCGCGACGCTCGCGATCGTGCTCGTCGTCGGCGTGCCGGCCGGCTATGCGCTCGCGCGCAGCAAGAGCCGCGTCGCGCGCGCGATCGAGGAGGCGCTGGTGCTGCCGGTCGCGCTGCCCGGCCTCGCGTCGGCGCTCGCGCTGCTGGTCGTGTACGGCGGCTTCACCGCGTTCCGGATGAGCCTGTGGTTCATCGTCGTCGGCCACGTCGTGTTCACGCTGCCGTTCATGGTCCGTGCGGTCGCGGCCGTCGCGGCCGGCGCCGACCTGCGCACGCTCGAGGAAGGCGCGGCGAGCCTCGGTGCGTCGTTCGTCACGCGCTTCGTCACGATCGTGCTGCCGAACCTGCGCCCCGGCATCGTCGCGGGTGCGCTCGCCGTGCTCACGCTGTCGATCGGCGAATTCAACCTCACGTGGATGCTGCATACGCCCGACACCAAGACGCTGCCGGTCGGGCTCGCCGATACGTATGCGTCGCTGCGCCTAGAAGTGGGCAGCGCGTACACGATCCTGTTCCTGCTGATGACACTGCCGCTGCTCGTCGCGATGCAGTGGCTCGGCGTCGATCCGTCCGGCACGCGGGCACTCAAGAAGCGCCCGCGCTGA
- a CDS encoding ABC transporter permease produces MLDLTFPLRWRVALVAPALAVFAAFWLLPMAALVQVSADGAFFSHYAALLGNARYMKSLGETVALSAGVTLATLVLSTISGLLLARREFAGKRVLLALLTFPLAFPGVVVGFMVIMLAGRQGLIGMLSAKLTGDKWVFAYSVAGLFVGYLYFSIPRVIVTVIAAASKLDASLEEAARSLGASPWRIFVDIVLPALAPGLIAAGAICFATAMGAFGTAFTLATDLNVLPMTIYTEFTLNANIATAAGLSIVLGIVTWAVLALARRFTGHTAAAAA; encoded by the coding sequence ATGCTTGACCTGACTTTCCCGCTGCGCTGGCGCGTCGCGCTCGTCGCGCCGGCGCTTGCGGTGTTCGCCGCGTTCTGGCTGCTGCCGATGGCGGCACTCGTGCAGGTGTCCGCCGACGGCGCGTTCTTCTCGCACTACGCGGCCCTGCTCGGCAATGCGCGCTACATGAAGAGCCTCGGCGAGACCGTCGCGCTGTCCGCGGGCGTCACGCTCGCGACGCTCGTGCTGTCGACGATCTCGGGCCTGCTGCTCGCACGCCGCGAATTCGCGGGCAAGCGCGTGCTGCTCGCGCTGCTCACGTTCCCGCTCGCGTTCCCGGGCGTCGTGGTCGGGTTCATGGTGATCATGCTCGCGGGCCGGCAGGGGCTGATCGGCATGCTGTCCGCGAAGCTCACCGGCGACAAGTGGGTATTCGCGTACTCGGTCGCCGGGCTGTTCGTCGGCTACCTGTACTTCTCGATTCCGCGCGTGATCGTTACCGTGATCGCGGCGGCGTCGAAGCTCGACGCGTCGCTCGAGGAAGCCGCACGCTCGCTCGGCGCGTCGCCGTGGCGCATCTTCGTTGACATCGTGCTGCCCGCGCTCGCGCCGGGCCTGATCGCGGCCGGCGCGATCTGCTTCGCGACCGCGATGGGCGCGTTCGGCACCGCGTTCACGCTCGCCACCGACCTGAACGTGCTGCCGATGACGATCTATACCGAGTTCACGCTGAACGCGAACATCGCGACGGCGGCCGGCCTGTCGATCGTGCTCGGCATCGTCACCTGGGCCGTGCTCGCGCTCGCGCGCCGCTTCACCGGCCACACCGCCGCCGCCGCGGCCTGA
- a CDS encoding ABC transporter substrate-binding protein has protein sequence MSFRLTSLLRALAAPVALAALIAGAPAAHADETAICYNCPPEWADWAAQIAAIKQKTGIRVPFDNKNSGQSIAQLIAEQKSPVADVVYLGVSSAFQAKDKGVIAPYKPAHWNDIPANLKDPQGYWFAIHSGTLGFFVNKDALDGKPVPRSWADLLKPEYKGMVGYLDPSSAFVGYAGAVAVNQALGGSLDNFKPALDWFRKLKANAPIVPKQTAYARVLSGEIPILLDYDFDAYRAKYKDSANVEFVIPKEGTIAVPYVMSLVKGAPHDANGKKVLDFVLSDEGQKLWANAYLRPVRAQALGADIASKFLPASEYARAKPVDFGKMAAGQQAFGQQYLQVMQ, from the coding sequence GTGTCCTTTCGCCTGACCTCGCTGCTGCGCGCGCTTGCCGCTCCCGTAGCCCTTGCCGCGCTCATCGCCGGCGCACCCGCCGCTCACGCCGACGAAACGGCGATCTGCTACAACTGCCCGCCCGAATGGGCCGACTGGGCCGCGCAGATCGCGGCGATCAAGCAGAAGACCGGCATCCGCGTGCCGTTCGACAACAAGAACTCGGGCCAGTCGATCGCGCAGCTGATCGCCGAGCAGAAAAGCCCGGTGGCCGACGTCGTCTATCTCGGCGTGTCGTCGGCGTTCCAGGCGAAGGACAAGGGCGTGATCGCGCCGTACAAGCCGGCGCACTGGAACGACATCCCCGCGAACCTGAAGGACCCGCAAGGCTACTGGTTCGCGATCCACTCGGGCACGCTCGGCTTCTTCGTCAACAAGGACGCGCTCGACGGCAAGCCGGTGCCGCGCTCGTGGGCCGATCTGCTGAAGCCGGAATACAAGGGCATGGTCGGCTATCTCGATCCGTCGAGTGCGTTCGTCGGCTATGCGGGCGCGGTCGCCGTGAACCAGGCGCTCGGCGGCAGCCTCGACAACTTCAAGCCGGCGCTCGACTGGTTCAGGAAGCTGAAGGCCAATGCGCCGATCGTACCGAAGCAAACCGCCTATGCGCGCGTGCTGTCCGGCGAGATTCCGATCCTGCTCGACTACGACTTCGACGCGTATCGCGCGAAGTACAAGGACAGCGCGAACGTCGAGTTCGTGATTCCGAAGGAAGGCACGATCGCGGTGCCGTACGTGATGAGTCTCGTGAAGGGCGCACCGCACGACGCGAACGGCAAGAAGGTGCTCGACTTCGTGTTGTCCGACGAAGGCCAGAAGCTGTGGGCCAATGCGTACCTGCGCCCGGTGCGCGCACAAGCGCTCGGGGCCGACATCGCATCGAAGTTCCTGCCGGCGAGCGAGTACGCCCGCGCGAAACCGGTCGACTTCGGCAAGATGGCGGCCGGTCAGCAGGCATTCGGCCAGCAATACCTGCAGGTCATGCAGTAA
- a CDS encoding substrate-binding domain-containing protein, protein MTSTIKDVAALAGFSIATVSRAINAPHTVSPATLQTIRTAIDTLQFRPSPLGRQLRGERTRLVGVVLPTLSNPVFADCLQGIDELATAAGFKLILMTTEYDAARERHAIETLREQRVEGLILTVADADTHPLLDMLDRDGPHYVLMHNDTQRRPSVSVDNRRAAYDGVRLLTAHGHRRVLMLAGSLAASDRARQRHLGYAQALEESGVAALPPVEVDFNAPELPDAVLAHLTAHATRPTALFCSNDLLAMVVMRGLRRAGFSVPDDLSVLGFDGIAIGELLAPPLASVATPNRDIGRHAWQRLVECIGGVAIERTSLILPHVVRDGATIAPPATDLQLRKA, encoded by the coding sequence ATGACCTCGACCATCAAGGACGTCGCTGCTCTCGCGGGCTTCTCGATCGCCACCGTTTCACGTGCGATCAACGCACCGCATACCGTCAGCCCCGCCACGTTGCAGACGATCCGCACCGCGATCGACACGCTGCAGTTCCGCCCGAGTCCGCTCGGCCGGCAACTGCGCGGCGAGCGCACGCGGCTCGTCGGCGTCGTCCTGCCGACGCTCTCGAACCCCGTGTTCGCCGACTGCCTGCAGGGCATCGACGAGCTCGCGACCGCAGCCGGCTTCAAGCTGATCCTGATGACGACCGAATACGATGCCGCGCGCGAGCGTCATGCGATCGAGACGCTGCGCGAGCAGCGCGTCGAAGGGCTGATCCTCACCGTCGCCGACGCGGACACGCACCCGCTGCTCGACATGCTCGACCGCGACGGCCCGCACTACGTGCTGATGCACAACGACACGCAGCGCCGCCCGTCGGTGTCGGTCGACAACCGCCGCGCCGCGTATGACGGCGTGCGGCTGCTGACCGCGCACGGTCATCGCCGCGTGCTGATGCTGGCCGGCTCGCTCGCGGCGTCGGATCGCGCGCGCCAGCGCCATCTCGGCTATGCGCAGGCACTCGAGGAAAGCGGCGTCGCCGCACTGCCGCCCGTCGAAGTCGACTTCAACGCGCCCGAGCTGCCCGACGCCGTGCTTGCGCATCTCACCGCGCACGCGACGCGTCCGACCGCCCTCTTCTGCAGCAACGACCTGCTCGCGATGGTCGTGATGCGCGGGCTGCGCCGCGCAGGCTTCTCGGTGCCGGACGACCTGTCGGTGCTCGGTTTCGACGGGATCGCGATCGGCGAGTTGCTCGCACCGCCGCTCGCGAGCGTCGCGACGCCGAACCGCGACATCGGTCGCCATGCGTGGCAGCGTCTCGTCGAATGTATCGGCGGCGTCGCCATCGAACGCACGTCACTGATCCTGCCGCACGTGGTGCGCGACGGCGCGACGATCGCGCCGCCGGCCACCGACCTGCAATTGCGCAAGGCCTGA
- a CDS encoding flavin reductase family protein, with translation MTDSTHHYYEPSQGHGLPHDPLNAIIGPRPIGWIASRGSDGTLNLAPYSFFNAFNYRPPIIGFSSTGAKDSLRNVQETGEFVWNLATRDLAERMNQTCAAVPYEVNEFELGGLTAVPSRVVNVPRVAESGVNFECKVTDVIRLRDHHGVETPATLVLGEVVAVHIRHDLLKDGIFDTFGAGIILRAGGPSAYVHVKPDSRFDIFRPDA, from the coding sequence ATGACCGACTCGACCCACCACTATTACGAACCCTCGCAAGGCCACGGCCTGCCGCACGATCCGCTGAACGCGATCATCGGCCCGCGCCCGATCGGCTGGATTGCTTCCCGCGGCAGCGACGGCACGCTCAATCTCGCGCCGTACAGTTTCTTCAATGCGTTCAACTATCGTCCGCCGATCATCGGTTTTTCGAGCACCGGCGCGAAGGACAGCCTGCGCAACGTGCAGGAGACCGGCGAGTTCGTGTGGAACCTCGCGACGCGCGATCTCGCCGAGCGGATGAACCAGACCTGCGCCGCCGTGCCGTACGAGGTCAACGAATTCGAACTCGGCGGCCTGACCGCGGTGCCGTCGCGTGTCGTCAACGTGCCGCGCGTCGCGGAAAGCGGCGTGAACTTCGAATGCAAGGTGACCGACGTGATCCGGCTGCGCGATCATCATGGCGTCGAGACGCCGGCCACGCTGGTGCTGGGCGAGGTCGTCGCGGTCCATATCCGCCATGACCTGCTGAAGGACGGCATCTTCGATACGTTCGGCGCCGGCATCATTCTTCGTGCGGGCGGCCCGTCCGCCTACGTGCACGTGAAGCCCGACAGCCGCTTCGACATCTTCCGCCCGGACGCTTGA
- a CDS encoding 3-methyl-2-oxobutanoate dehydrogenase (2-methylpropanoyl-transferring) subunit alpha, translated as MSLSEPLRLHVPEPTGRPGCKTDFSYLHLSPAGAVRRPPIDVAAADTADLARSLVRVLDDSGKAVGPWAPDLDDARLIAGLRAMLKTRIFDARMMIAQRQKKISFYMLSLGEEAIGTAHAMALRDGDMCFPTYRQQSILIARDVPLERMICQLMSNEGDPLKGRQLPVMYSDREAGFFSISGNLATQFIQAVGWAMASAIKGDTKIASAWIGDGATAESDFHTALTFAHVYRAPVVLNVVNNQWAISTFQAIAGGEGTTFAGRGVGCGIASLRVDGNDFLAIYAASSWAAERARRNLGPTLIEWVTYRAGAHSTSDDPTKYRPSDDWSHFPLGDPVERFKRHLIVKGIWSDSAHEALTAELEAEVIAAQKEAEKYGTLADDRIPSPASMFDDVYKELPAHLRRQRQELGA; from the coding sequence ATGAGCCTGTCAGAGCCATTGCGTCTGCATGTGCCGGAGCCCACCGGGCGCCCGGGCTGCAAGACGGACTTTTCCTATCTGCATCTATCGCCGGCCGGCGCCGTTCGCCGCCCGCCGATCGACGTTGCCGCGGCGGACACCGCCGATCTCGCCCGCAGCCTCGTGCGCGTGCTCGACGACAGCGGCAAGGCCGTCGGCCCATGGGCCCCGGATCTCGACGATGCGCGGCTGATCGCCGGCCTGCGCGCGATGCTCAAGACCCGCATTTTCGACGCGCGCATGATGATCGCGCAGCGTCAGAAGAAAATCTCCTTCTACATGTTGAGCCTCGGCGAAGAGGCGATCGGCACCGCGCATGCGATGGCGCTGCGCGACGGCGACATGTGCTTCCCGACCTACCGGCAGCAGAGCATCCTGATCGCGCGCGACGTCCCGCTCGAACGGATGATCTGCCAGCTGATGTCGAACGAAGGCGATCCGCTGAAAGGCCGCCAGCTCCCCGTGATGTACTCGGACCGCGAAGCCGGCTTCTTCTCGATCTCCGGCAACCTAGCGACGCAGTTCATCCAGGCGGTCGGCTGGGCGATGGCGTCGGCGATCAAGGGCGACACGAAGATCGCGTCCGCGTGGATCGGTGACGGCGCGACGGCCGAATCCGACTTCCATACCGCACTCACGTTCGCGCACGTGTATCGCGCGCCGGTCGTGCTGAACGTCGTCAACAACCAGTGGGCGATCTCGACGTTCCAGGCGATCGCGGGCGGCGAGGGCACGACCTTCGCCGGCCGCGGCGTCGGCTGCGGGATCGCGTCGCTGCGCGTCGACGGCAACGACTTCCTCGCGATCTATGCGGCGTCGAGCTGGGCGGCCGAACGCGCGCGCCGCAATCTCGGCCCGACGCTGATCGAATGGGTGACCTACCGTGCGGGCGCGCATTCGACGTCGGACGATCCGACCAAGTACCGGCCGAGCGACGACTGGTCCCATTTCCCGCTCGGCGATCCGGTCGAGCGCTTCAAGCGCCACCTGATCGTCAAGGGCATCTGGTCGGACAGCGCGCATGAAGCGCTGACGGCCGAGCTCGAGGCCGAGGTGATCGCCGCGCAGAAGGAGGCGGAAAAGTACGGGACGCTGGCCGACGACCGGATTCCGTCGCCGGCCTCGATGTTCGACGACGTGTACAAGGAGCTGCCCGCGCACCTGCGCCGTCAGCGCCAGGAACTGGGAGCGTGA